From one Lotus japonicus ecotype B-129 chromosome 3, LjGifu_v1.2 genomic stretch:
- the LOC130745806 gene encoding chromatin remodeling protein EBS-like isoform X2 has protein sequence MAKTRPGKKDVDSYTIRGTNKVVKAGDCVLMRPSDTSKPPYVARVEKIEQDNRSNVRVRVRWYYRPEESIGGRRQFHGVKELFLSDHLDVQSAHTIEGKCIVHSFKNYTKLEHVGAEDYYCRFDYKAATGAFTPDRVAVYCKCEMPYNPDDLMVQCEGCKDWFLVGTILPVWA, from the exons ATGGCGAAAACAAGACCAGGCAAAAAGGACGTGGACTCATACACCATCAGAGGAACCAACAAGGTTGTCAAAG CTGGTGACTGTGTTCTGATGCGGCCTTCGGATACTTCAAAGCCACCGTACGTGGCGCGTGTGGAGAAGATCGAGCAGGATAACCGGAGCAACGTGAGGGTGCGGGTGAGGTGGTATTACAGGCCTGAAGAGTCGATTGGAGGTCGCAGGCAGTTTCATGGTGTCAAGGAGCTTTTTCTGTCTGACCATTTGGATGTTCAGAGTGCTCATACCATTGAAGGAAAGTGTATTGTGCACTCTTTCAAGAACTATACTAAGCTTGAGCATGTTGGTGCTGAGGATTACTATTGTAGATTTGATTACAAGGCTGCTACTGGGGCTTTCACTCCTGATCGCGTTGCTGT GTATTGCAAATGTGAGATGCCTTATAACCCGGATGATCTCATGGTACAATGTGAAGGGTGCAAGGATTG GTTTCTTGTAGGTACCATCCTGCCTGTGTGGGCATGA
- the LOC130745806 gene encoding chromatin remodeling protein EBS-like isoform X1 has translation MAKTRPGKKDVDSYTIRGTNKVVKAGDCVLMRPSDTSKPPYVARVEKIEQDNRSNVRVRVRWYYRPEESIGGRRQFHGVKELFLSDHLDVQSAHTIEGKCIVHSFKNYTKLEHVGAEDYYCRFDYKAATGAFTPDRVAVYCKCEMPYNPDDLMVQCEGCKDWYHPACVGMTIEEAKKLEHFMCSECSSDDDVKKPHATFSASPGSDIKVEPKRRKR, from the exons ATGGCGAAAACAAGACCAGGCAAAAAGGACGTGGACTCATACACCATCAGAGGAACCAACAAGGTTGTCAAAG CTGGTGACTGTGTTCTGATGCGGCCTTCGGATACTTCAAAGCCACCGTACGTGGCGCGTGTGGAGAAGATCGAGCAGGATAACCGGAGCAACGTGAGGGTGCGGGTGAGGTGGTATTACAGGCCTGAAGAGTCGATTGGAGGTCGCAGGCAGTTTCATGGTGTCAAGGAGCTTTTTCTGTCTGACCATTTGGATGTTCAGAGTGCTCATACCATTGAAGGAAAGTGTATTGTGCACTCTTTCAAGAACTATACTAAGCTTGAGCATGTTGGTGCTGAGGATTACTATTGTAGATTTGATTACAAGGCTGCTACTGGGGCTTTCACTCCTGATCGCGTTGCTGT GTATTGCAAATGTGAGATGCCTTATAACCCGGATGATCTCATGGTACAATGTGAAGGGTGCAAGGATTG GTACCATCCTGCCTGTGTGGGCATGACTATCGAAGAAGCAAAGAAACTGGAGCATTTTATGTGTTCTGAATGTTCGTCAGATGATGATGTGAAGAAACCCCATGCTACATTTTCTGCATCACCAGGTTCTGATATCAAG GTGGAGCCTAAGCGGCGGAAGAGATGA